In Oscillatoria acuminata PCC 6304, a single window of DNA contains:
- a CDS encoding dienelactone hydrolase family protein, which yields MADLEIKSAHVKVPNADLLISAYLAQPVGVGPFPGIIVFQEIFGVNEHIREVTEKIAKMGYVAIAPALYQRTAPNFEVGYSEEDLTLGRHYKEQTQVAELRSDTQATLDYLKTLPSVKTTAMGCIGFCFGGHVAYLASTLPEIKATASCYGAGIVNWTPGGGEPSLTVTPEITGTIALLFGTEDPLIPNEQVNQIEAELQKQGIRHRVIRYPGATHGFLCDRRSSYNPEAAIDAWTQIQQLFDETLQSL from the coding sequence ATGGCAGATTTAGAGATAAAAAGCGCTCATGTCAAAGTGCCGAATGCAGATTTACTGATTTCTGCGTATCTGGCGCAACCCGTGGGAGTCGGGCCATTTCCCGGAATTATCGTATTTCAGGAAATCTTTGGGGTCAACGAACATATCCGAGAGGTGACGGAGAAAATCGCCAAAATGGGATATGTGGCGATCGCCCCGGCATTATACCAACGCACGGCACCGAACTTTGAAGTGGGCTACTCCGAAGAAGACTTGACCCTGGGACGGCACTATAAAGAGCAAACCCAGGTTGCAGAACTCAGAAGCGATACCCAAGCGACTCTGGATTACCTGAAAACCCTCCCTTCGGTCAAAACAACGGCAATGGGCTGTATTGGGTTTTGCTTTGGGGGCCATGTAGCCTATCTTGCCTCGACTCTTCCAGAAATTAAGGCCACTGCCTCCTGTTATGGGGCCGGGATTGTCAACTGGACCCCCGGAGGTGGGGAACCCAGCTTAACTGTCACCCCAGAAATTACTGGGACGATCGCCCTGTTGTTTGGAACAGAGGACCCGTTAATCCCCAACGAACAAGTCAACCAAATCGAAGCGGAACTCCAAAAACAGGGCATTCGTCACCGGGTGATTCGATACCCCGGGGCAACCCACGGGTTTTTATGTGATCGGCGATCAAGCTACAATCCCGAAGCAGCCATTGATGCTTGGACTCAGATCCAGCAACTGTTCGACGAAACCCTCCAATCCCTGTGA